Proteins encoded in a region of the Phacochoerus africanus isolate WHEZ1 chromosome 8, ROS_Pafr_v1, whole genome shotgun sequence genome:
- the MXRA8 gene encoding matrix remodeling-associated protein 8 isoform X2 yields MELRSPVLLWQLVLLQSSAVLLSSGLSGPDSSVVSESAVSWAAGARAVLRCQSPRMVWTQDRLLDRQRVVHWDLSGGPAGGPTRRLVDMYSAGEQRVYKPRDRGRLQLPPSAFHDGNFSLLIRAVEETDEGLYTCNLHHHYCHLYESLAVQLLVTDNPQAAGAHWTGEKEVLVVERGGPALLTCVNRAHVWTDRHLEEAQQVVHWDRQPPGVPHDRADRLLDLYASGERRAYGPPFLRDRVAVGADAFARGDFSLRIDPLEPADEGTYSCHLHHHYCGLHERRIFHLRVTEPAAEPPPRDSPGNGSSHGGAPGPDPTLARGHSVINVIVPEGRAHFFQQLGYVLATLLLFILLLITVVLATRQRRRGGYEYSDKKSKSKGKDVNVAEFAVATGDQALYRSENIQLDYKNNILKERAELVHSPPPPKNIDLDKEFRKEHCR; encoded by the exons ATGGAGCTGCGGTCCCCGGTCCTTCTCTGGCAACTTGTGCTTCTGCAGA GCTCTGCTGTCCTTCTGTCCTCAG gcctGTCTGGGCCCGACAGCTCTGTGGTGTCCGAGTCCGCAGTGAGCTGGGCAGCGGGAGCCCGCGCCGTGCTGCGCTGCCAGAGCCCGCGCATGGTGTGGACCCAAGACCGGCTGCTTGACCGCCAGCGCGTGGTCCACTGGGACCTCAGCGGCGGCCCGGCCGGCGGCCCCACGCGCCGACTCGTGGACATGTACTCGGCCGGCGAGCAGCGCGTGTACAAGCCGCGCGACCGCGGGCGCCTGCAGCTGCCTCCCTCCGCCTTCCACGACGGCAACTTCTCGCTGCTCATCCGCG CGGTGGAGGAGACAGACGAGGGGCTGTAcacctgcaacctgcatcacCATTACTGTCACCTCTACGAGAGCCTGGCCGTACAACTCCTGGTCACCGACAACC cccaggccgCCGGCGCGCACTGGACGGGCGAGAAGGAGGTGCTGGTGGTGGAGCGCGGCGGGCCCGCGCTGCTGACCTGCGTGAACCGCGCGCACGTGTGGACCGACCGGCACCTGGAGGAGGCGCAGCAGGTGGTGCACTGGGACCGGCAGCCGCCCGGGGTGCCACACGACCGCGCCGACCGCCTGCTCGACCTGTACGCGTCGGGTGAGCGCCGCGCCTACGGGCCGCCCTTCCTGCGCGACCGCGTGGCGGTCGGGGCGGACGCCTTCGCGCGTGGCGACTTCTCGCTGCGCATCGACCCGCTGGAGCCCGCAGACGAAGGCACCTActcctgccacctgcaccaccaCTACTGCGGCCTGCACGAGCGCCGCATCTTCCACCTGAGAGTTACCGAGCCCGCCGCCGAGCCGCCCCCGCGGGACTCGCCGGGCAACGGCTCCAGCCACGGCGGCGCGCCCGGCCCAG ACCCCACGCTGGCACGCGGCCACAGCGTCATCAACGTCATCGTCCCCGAGGGCCGGGCACACTTCTTCCAGCAGCTGGGCTACGTACTGGCCACCCTGCTGCTCTTCATTCTGCTGCTCATCACTGTGGTCCTGGCCACCCGACAGCGCCGCCGCGGAG GCTATGAATACTCCGACAAGAAGTCCAAGTCAAAGGG GAAGGACGTGAACGTGGCGGAATTTGCTGTGGCCACAGGGGACCAGGCTCTTTACAGGAGTGAGAACATCCAACTCG ATTACAAAAACAACATCCTCAAGGAGAGGGCTGAGCTGGTCCatagccccccgccccccaagaacATCGACTTGGACAAAG AATTCAGGAAGGAGCACTGCAGATAA
- the MXRA8 gene encoding matrix remodeling-associated protein 8 isoform X4, translating into MVWTQDRLLDRQRVVHWDLSGGPAGGPTRRLVDMYSAGEQRVYKPRDRGRLQLPPSAFHDGNFSLLIRAVEETDEGLYTCNLHHHYCHLYESLAVQLLVTDNPQAAGAHWTGEKEVLVVERGGPALLTCVNRAHVWTDRHLEEAQQVVHWDRQPPGVPHDRADRLLDLYASGERRAYGPPFLRDRVAVGADAFARGDFSLRIDPLEPADEGTYSCHLHHHYCGLHERRIFHLRVTEPAAEPPPRDSPGNGSSHGGAPGPDPTLARGHSVINVIVPEGRAHFFQQLGYVLATLLLFILLLITVVLATRQRRRGGYEYSDKKSKSKGKDVNVAEFAVATGDQALYRSENIQLDYKNNILKERAELVHSPPPPKNIDLDKGESRIQEGALQIR; encoded by the exons ATGGTGTGGACCCAAGACCGGCTGCTTGACCGCCAGCGCGTGGTCCACTGGGACCTCAGCGGCGGCCCGGCCGGCGGCCCCACGCGCCGACTCGTGGACATGTACTCGGCCGGCGAGCAGCGCGTGTACAAGCCGCGCGACCGCGGGCGCCTGCAGCTGCCTCCCTCCGCCTTCCACGACGGCAACTTCTCGCTGCTCATCCGCG CGGTGGAGGAGACAGACGAGGGGCTGTAcacctgcaacctgcatcacCATTACTGTCACCTCTACGAGAGCCTGGCCGTACAACTCCTGGTCACCGACAACC cccaggccgCCGGCGCGCACTGGACGGGCGAGAAGGAGGTGCTGGTGGTGGAGCGCGGCGGGCCCGCGCTGCTGACCTGCGTGAACCGCGCGCACGTGTGGACCGACCGGCACCTGGAGGAGGCGCAGCAGGTGGTGCACTGGGACCGGCAGCCGCCCGGGGTGCCACACGACCGCGCCGACCGCCTGCTCGACCTGTACGCGTCGGGTGAGCGCCGCGCCTACGGGCCGCCCTTCCTGCGCGACCGCGTGGCGGTCGGGGCGGACGCCTTCGCGCGTGGCGACTTCTCGCTGCGCATCGACCCGCTGGAGCCCGCAGACGAAGGCACCTActcctgccacctgcaccaccaCTACTGCGGCCTGCACGAGCGCCGCATCTTCCACCTGAGAGTTACCGAGCCCGCCGCCGAGCCGCCCCCGCGGGACTCGCCGGGCAACGGCTCCAGCCACGGCGGCGCGCCCGGCCCAG ACCCCACGCTGGCACGCGGCCACAGCGTCATCAACGTCATCGTCCCCGAGGGCCGGGCACACTTCTTCCAGCAGCTGGGCTACGTACTGGCCACCCTGCTGCTCTTCATTCTGCTGCTCATCACTGTGGTCCTGGCCACCCGACAGCGCCGCCGCGGAG GCTATGAATACTCCGACAAGAAGTCCAAGTCAAAGGG GAAGGACGTGAACGTGGCGGAATTTGCTGTGGCCACAGGGGACCAGGCTCTTTACAGGAGTGAGAACATCCAACTCG ATTACAAAAACAACATCCTCAAGGAGAGGGCTGAGCTGGTCCatagccccccgccccccaagaacATCGACTTGGACAAAGGTGAGTCCAG AATTCAGGAAGGAGCACTGCAGATAAGGTGA
- the MXRA8 gene encoding matrix remodeling-associated protein 8 isoform X3, which translates to MELRSPVLLWQLVLLQSLSGPDSSVVSESAVSWAAGARAVLRCQSPRMVWTQDRLLDRQRVVHWDLSGGPAGGPTRRLVDMYSAGEQRVYKPRDRGRLQLPPSAFHDGNFSLLIRAVEETDEGLYTCNLHHHYCHLYESLAVQLLVTDNPQAAGAHWTGEKEVLVVERGGPALLTCVNRAHVWTDRHLEEAQQVVHWDRQPPGVPHDRADRLLDLYASGERRAYGPPFLRDRVAVGADAFARGDFSLRIDPLEPADEGTYSCHLHHHYCGLHERRIFHLRVTEPAAEPPPRDSPGNGSSHGGAPGPDPTLARGHSVINVIVPEGRAHFFQQLGYVLATLLLFILLLITVVLATRQRRRGGYEYSDKKSKSKGKDVNVAEFAVATGDQALYRSENIQLDYKNNILKERAELVHSPPPPKNIDLDKGESRIQEGALQIR; encoded by the exons ATGGAGCTGCGGTCCCCGGTCCTTCTCTGGCAACTTGTGCTTCTGCAGA gcctGTCTGGGCCCGACAGCTCTGTGGTGTCCGAGTCCGCAGTGAGCTGGGCAGCGGGAGCCCGCGCCGTGCTGCGCTGCCAGAGCCCGCGCATGGTGTGGACCCAAGACCGGCTGCTTGACCGCCAGCGCGTGGTCCACTGGGACCTCAGCGGCGGCCCGGCCGGCGGCCCCACGCGCCGACTCGTGGACATGTACTCGGCCGGCGAGCAGCGCGTGTACAAGCCGCGCGACCGCGGGCGCCTGCAGCTGCCTCCCTCCGCCTTCCACGACGGCAACTTCTCGCTGCTCATCCGCG CGGTGGAGGAGACAGACGAGGGGCTGTAcacctgcaacctgcatcacCATTACTGTCACCTCTACGAGAGCCTGGCCGTACAACTCCTGGTCACCGACAACC cccaggccgCCGGCGCGCACTGGACGGGCGAGAAGGAGGTGCTGGTGGTGGAGCGCGGCGGGCCCGCGCTGCTGACCTGCGTGAACCGCGCGCACGTGTGGACCGACCGGCACCTGGAGGAGGCGCAGCAGGTGGTGCACTGGGACCGGCAGCCGCCCGGGGTGCCACACGACCGCGCCGACCGCCTGCTCGACCTGTACGCGTCGGGTGAGCGCCGCGCCTACGGGCCGCCCTTCCTGCGCGACCGCGTGGCGGTCGGGGCGGACGCCTTCGCGCGTGGCGACTTCTCGCTGCGCATCGACCCGCTGGAGCCCGCAGACGAAGGCACCTActcctgccacctgcaccaccaCTACTGCGGCCTGCACGAGCGCCGCATCTTCCACCTGAGAGTTACCGAGCCCGCCGCCGAGCCGCCCCCGCGGGACTCGCCGGGCAACGGCTCCAGCCACGGCGGCGCGCCCGGCCCAG ACCCCACGCTGGCACGCGGCCACAGCGTCATCAACGTCATCGTCCCCGAGGGCCGGGCACACTTCTTCCAGCAGCTGGGCTACGTACTGGCCACCCTGCTGCTCTTCATTCTGCTGCTCATCACTGTGGTCCTGGCCACCCGACAGCGCCGCCGCGGAG GCTATGAATACTCCGACAAGAAGTCCAAGTCAAAGGG GAAGGACGTGAACGTGGCGGAATTTGCTGTGGCCACAGGGGACCAGGCTCTTTACAGGAGTGAGAACATCCAACTCG ATTACAAAAACAACATCCTCAAGGAGAGGGCTGAGCTGGTCCatagccccccgccccccaagaacATCGACTTGGACAAAGGTGAGTCCAG AATTCAGGAAGGAGCACTGCAGATAAGGTGA
- the MXRA8 gene encoding matrix remodeling-associated protein 8 isoform X1 codes for MELRSPVLLWQLVLLQSSAVLLSSGLSGPDSSVVSESAVSWAAGARAVLRCQSPRMVWTQDRLLDRQRVVHWDLSGGPAGGPTRRLVDMYSAGEQRVYKPRDRGRLQLPPSAFHDGNFSLLIRAVEETDEGLYTCNLHHHYCHLYESLAVQLLVTDNPQAAGAHWTGEKEVLVVERGGPALLTCVNRAHVWTDRHLEEAQQVVHWDRQPPGVPHDRADRLLDLYASGERRAYGPPFLRDRVAVGADAFARGDFSLRIDPLEPADEGTYSCHLHHHYCGLHERRIFHLRVTEPAAEPPPRDSPGNGSSHGGAPGPDPTLARGHSVINVIVPEGRAHFFQQLGYVLATLLLFILLLITVVLATRQRRRGGYEYSDKKSKSKGKDVNVAEFAVATGDQALYRSENIQLDYKNNILKERAELVHSPPPPKNIDLDKGESRIQEGALQIR; via the exons ATGGAGCTGCGGTCCCCGGTCCTTCTCTGGCAACTTGTGCTTCTGCAGA GCTCTGCTGTCCTTCTGTCCTCAG gcctGTCTGGGCCCGACAGCTCTGTGGTGTCCGAGTCCGCAGTGAGCTGGGCAGCGGGAGCCCGCGCCGTGCTGCGCTGCCAGAGCCCGCGCATGGTGTGGACCCAAGACCGGCTGCTTGACCGCCAGCGCGTGGTCCACTGGGACCTCAGCGGCGGCCCGGCCGGCGGCCCCACGCGCCGACTCGTGGACATGTACTCGGCCGGCGAGCAGCGCGTGTACAAGCCGCGCGACCGCGGGCGCCTGCAGCTGCCTCCCTCCGCCTTCCACGACGGCAACTTCTCGCTGCTCATCCGCG CGGTGGAGGAGACAGACGAGGGGCTGTAcacctgcaacctgcatcacCATTACTGTCACCTCTACGAGAGCCTGGCCGTACAACTCCTGGTCACCGACAACC cccaggccgCCGGCGCGCACTGGACGGGCGAGAAGGAGGTGCTGGTGGTGGAGCGCGGCGGGCCCGCGCTGCTGACCTGCGTGAACCGCGCGCACGTGTGGACCGACCGGCACCTGGAGGAGGCGCAGCAGGTGGTGCACTGGGACCGGCAGCCGCCCGGGGTGCCACACGACCGCGCCGACCGCCTGCTCGACCTGTACGCGTCGGGTGAGCGCCGCGCCTACGGGCCGCCCTTCCTGCGCGACCGCGTGGCGGTCGGGGCGGACGCCTTCGCGCGTGGCGACTTCTCGCTGCGCATCGACCCGCTGGAGCCCGCAGACGAAGGCACCTActcctgccacctgcaccaccaCTACTGCGGCCTGCACGAGCGCCGCATCTTCCACCTGAGAGTTACCGAGCCCGCCGCCGAGCCGCCCCCGCGGGACTCGCCGGGCAACGGCTCCAGCCACGGCGGCGCGCCCGGCCCAG ACCCCACGCTGGCACGCGGCCACAGCGTCATCAACGTCATCGTCCCCGAGGGCCGGGCACACTTCTTCCAGCAGCTGGGCTACGTACTGGCCACCCTGCTGCTCTTCATTCTGCTGCTCATCACTGTGGTCCTGGCCACCCGACAGCGCCGCCGCGGAG GCTATGAATACTCCGACAAGAAGTCCAAGTCAAAGGG GAAGGACGTGAACGTGGCGGAATTTGCTGTGGCCACAGGGGACCAGGCTCTTTACAGGAGTGAGAACATCCAACTCG ATTACAAAAACAACATCCTCAAGGAGAGGGCTGAGCTGGTCCatagccccccgccccccaagaacATCGACTTGGACAAAGGTGAGTCCAG AATTCAGGAAGGAGCACTGCAGATAAGGTGA